Within Paenibacillus sabinae T27, the genomic segment TCAGCAGCCGCTCCTTCGTTACTCTCAGACGTTTGCGCACCTTCTCTAGTCCCTTGCTTGCCCCGTCGTCAATGACGCCGAACCGGATGCAGCGCTCGATCTCCTCTTTCACCGTCTTCAGCTCCATCAGCGAGGCGGCATACGCTCCTATTCTTAGGGAAGCATCTTTGGAAGCCATATACTTGCGCAGCTGGGAGCAGCTGTTCAGGAATACGCTCACCGCGGTAAAATCCTGCTCATTGAACAGATAACCCGTCCTGAGCAGCGACATCACCCATTCAATCCCTTCTAATGAAGGTATCGGCACACTCGATCCTTTCATTAATAATTCCTTGGCCTCCGCCGTCTCTTGCACCGCTCTCTGCACAGCCGTTAGTTCAGTCATCGGGACAAGCTCCCGAATGAGCAACCTTCCGGCATAGGAGACGGCATAACGTTCCACTTCTTTCTTAATCCGATTGTATTCGAGCGTTTCCCGGCTTGGTAAATGCATGTTCTTTCCTCCTCATTGGTTGTCGTCCGTCGGCCTATCGTTTTCCCACAACGCAAAAAAGGGCAAAGAATGCCACAGCGCATTCCTTGCCCTAATCTTTACACTGGTCCCTGTCTCTGGAGCCTTATCAGCTCCTTTTGTGGAATAAACAAAAAAACCGCGCTGCAAGAGCACGGTTCGTTTGCGTTGACGGGATAACAGCCGTAAAGAGGCGATGTTGACGCGTCGCGTGTTCTTAACTAAATCATTCACCCCAGGCACAGCTTTCCCCTGTCAAAAGACAATGCTAACTTACGCTTACGCGGCACACTTAAATAAGCATGCGCTTAAAGCAAGCAAAAGAGCAGCGGTCTGCCAGACCTGAAAGGTGATATGAAATTGCTTAGTTAAGAACGCTCACCGACATCAAAATTTCCCCTTCGTTGTAGGATGGTTTAAACTTACTATATTTTTCCGGCTTCGTCAATCCGCGAATGGCTCCAATCAGAACCAACTCATTCACCGCTGAGAAAAGGGATTGCAATTAAAAAGACAGCCGGATGACCGGCTGTCTTTAAAGCTTGTCTTACTCCGTAGTGTAAGGCAGCAGTGCGATTTGACGCGCGCGTTTGACAGCGATCGTCAGAGCGCGTTGGTATTTTGCGCTCGTGCCCGTTACACGGCGAGGCAAAATTTTACCGCGCTCACTGATGAATTTCTTCAGCAGTTCGGTATCTTTATAGTCAATGTGAGTAATTTTATTCGCAGTGAAGAAACATACTTTACGACGTTTGTTGCGGCCGCCACGGCGTGGAGGTCTCTTGTCGTTGTCTCCGCCTTCTCTTTGTTTAAAAGCCATCGTCTTTTCAGTCCTTCCTTATTAAAATGGCAAATCATCATCCGATATATCAATCGGCTTACCGTCGCCCGAAAAGGGATCCTGATTATTGTTGCGCGAGAAACCGCTATTTCCGCTGTTTCCGCGTCCGCCGCCGCCGTATGCTGGTGGCTCGGGCATATCCCCCCCGCCGGATGCGTTTCCGCTCTCGCGGCTCTGGGAAGATTCCAGGAACCGGACATTATCGGCAATAACTTCGGTGACGTATACACGCTTGCCTTCGTTATTCTCGTAATTCCGTACTTGGATGCGTCCCTCTACCGCCGTCAGCCGACCTTTGCGCAAATAATTAGCACAGGTCTCCGCCAGCTGTCTCCAGGTAACGACCGGAATGAAATCCGCTTCACGTTCGCCGCCCTGGCTTGTAAAAGGCCGGTCTACGGCAAGCGTAAACTGGGTTACGGCAACGCCTTGAGGCGTATAGCGCAGCTCAGGATCACGGGTCAATCGGCCGATCAGTATGACACGGTTCAACATTTGGGTCCCCTCCTTGGAGCGATTTCCTTACCAAGCGAACGCCGTGCTCTTAGGCAACATCGTTCGTGATGAGATAACGAATAACTTCGTCGGAAATCTTCATGATACGTTCCAGCTCGGTAACTACTGCAGGCTCTGCAGTGAAGTTAACCAGGACATAAACGCCATCACGGAATTTCTTGATCTCATACGCAAGACGTTTCTTACCCTGCACATCGTGCTTCGTAATTTCTCCGCCGTTGGAGATGATGCCTTGGAATTTTTCGACTGCTGCTTGAACGGCTTCTTGTTCAACGTCAGGACGAATAATGTACATCACTTCGTATTTGCGCATAACTTTCACCTCCTTATGGTCTAAGGCCCCTGATCAGGTCAGGAGCAAGGATCGAGCACAAACTCGAACTATAATAATATACCAAATTTGAATACGCGTTGCAACCTTTCTTCCCTTATATTCTGTCTGATTATGGACTTCCCTTGGGTACATGAAGCCGAAGCGCTGTGCG encodes:
- the ssb gene encoding single-stranded DNA-binding protein, whose amino-acid sequence is MLNRVILIGRLTRDPELRYTPQGVAVTQFTLAVDRPFTSQGGEREADFIPVVTWRQLAETCANYLRKGRLTAVEGRIQVRNYENNEGKRVYVTEVIADNVRFLESSQSRESGNASGGGDMPEPPAYGGGGRGNSGNSGFSRNNNQDPFSGDGKPIDISDDDLPF
- the rpsR gene encoding 30S ribosomal protein S18, which produces MAFKQREGGDNDKRPPRRGGRNKRRKVCFFTANKITHIDYKDTELLKKFISERGKILPRRVTGTSAKYQRALTIAVKRARQIALLPYTTE
- the rpsF gene encoding 30S ribosomal protein S6, which gives rise to MRKYEVMYIIRPDVEQEAVQAAVEKFQGIISNGGEITKHDVQGKKRLAYEIKKFRDGVYVLVNFTAEPAVVTELERIMKISDEVIRYLITNDVA